Genomic DNA from Leptospira venezuelensis:
AGTTGAGAGCATTATTGCTTTCGGATTGTTTTGAACCCATACCTGCAGGACGCGGAGCATTCGCTGCAGTTTTCGGTCTAGCTAAGCGAACAGGCCTTTCTTCGAATGCTTGTAATAGAACGCCAGCAGGACCTTTTGCAAAAATATGATATTCGTTTTTACCGGAAGCGATTGCTACGAAAGAGCCGATCACAGGTTTTACATTTCCATCTTTGTCCATCGCGCCTAAAGTTTTAGCTAAAGCTTTTTCCTCAGGAGAAACAGAAGGAAGTTGCAAGAGGATCTTGTCTCCCTCGTTAAGATCATCGAAGTCGATTCCATTTACAGGAGATAAGATCGTTTTAGCCAACACCACTCTTCCGAAACCTTTTCGAATGGTTTCGATTTGGCGCATTACTGCCGCTTTTTCTGGATCTAAATTTTCTATAGGAGTAGCACCCTCTGGCGGATCTTCAGGTGGTTTAGGAATGGATTGGATAATACCTGCAAAAAAACTTTTGCCTCTACATTTTAAACTAGATACATATTCCACGTCTGCTTGGACACGGATCATATTGATCTTCATACTAGCTTTGATTTGATTCTCTAACAAGTTAACTAGCGCAGCGGTATCATTACGATCCCACATTGGATAATATTGTTCTAATATTTGTTTTGTTAATTTAGTATGAAGGATTCTCGCAACTTGATCAGACAAACCTGGATCTGGAGCTTCTTGTCTGGCAGCTTCTGCAATATCATGAGAGATTTGACCAAAATCTTCGAAGGTTCTGATCTTTCGGATCACAGAAGAGTTGGAGAATAAGGAATATAATTCTAAAAATTCGTTTTTATATCTGGATAATAATCCTAAAACTACGCCTGCTTTGTTCTCAACATCGATCCTTAATTTTAGAAGATAGGCGTCTTTGATTTTTCCTTGGATAAGTTCTATCGCTTGTTCTTCTGTATGAACGGATTCCAAGGCAAGATTCATTTGGTTTGCCTGCTCTTGGAGTTTACTTGTCTGAGGATTCTGTTCCATATTGCTAAAGACCTAACTGAAGTAAGGAGAACTTTAGGTCATGTTAAGCCGCTAGCCTTTTCTTGTAACCATTTTTGGTATCTTTGCCTTCTGGGCACATAATTCTGATCCAAGGGGATTTCGACTCTAGCTACTGTTCTATTTTCCGCCTGGCGACTATAGATCGTAAACAAATGGCGGTCATAGCCGCTTTGGGCTACCAAGATCTCCACCATTGTGATACCCATACCTGCACCTTCTGTAGTATCACCATATTTCATATAGTATTCGAATAGATTGTCAAATTCTTTAGAGTGAACAAATTTCTCTCTGATCCGTTTCTCTTCTCGAACTGCGAGAGTGAAATTATTTTGTACGAATAGAATAATCCGGTCTGAACTGAAACTTAGAGTAACTTTTACAAATAGACCATGCTCTTTCATTTTCCTACGATAGTAGGGAAACTTTCTACTGACTAGGTTTTCCTTAAAAGACTCCATTCCCAAATCATATTGAGAAGGGTCAGCGATATTAAGACCTAGTTCCTTAAATAGAACTCGTTTAATTGCTGCTTTGGTCGCGTTTACGATCAGCTCTTTCGCGGAAGTAAATATTAGTTCGGTGAGATCCTCTCTTTTATATTTGGAAAGGACGGTTTGGATGATATGTTTAAGCTTATTTTCGCCCCGAGTACTCAGGACATAAGTAATAATAGAAATTGGCTCTTCTTTTTTTACGGCCGTCTCGACCTCGAAGAGGAATTCCTGAGGAAGTTCCTCGATTCCCTCGTACATTTGGATTCTCGATTATATGGACCCCGGCGCGCTTACGAGAAAAAAACGAAAAACGCCCAGGAAAAAAGAACGGGAATTTCCAATGGGAAATGAAAAATTTTAACCTTTCATCTGTAGAAAACCGCTGATTTCGTCCATGACGGCTCCTACTTCAGGTTTGCAGGATCGAATAACGTTAATCAGTTTTTGATCGGTTCCAGGGATCTTTCCTTCATGGAATTTGAGTTTAAATTCTGTGAATTTTAAACCGTGGGCGGTGGAGATTACGACCACCTGATCACCTTTTGCAATGGTTCCCTTGCCCATAAGTTTGTATAAAGCAGCAAGTGCTACTCCAGTATGAGGATCATTGTAAAGGCCATATAGATCAGTTTTGGCAGAAGCATCTGAAAGTTCAGCTTCACTTGCTTGTTCTACAATTCCATTGAATTTTTTTAATGTACGAATTGCCTTTTGAACTGATACAGGATTCCCGATCTGTATTGCAGAGGCAAGAGTAGGCTTCGCATCCACAGGACTGAACTCTTCGAAATTTTTCAGATAAGAAAGATAGAGTGGGTTTGCATTCTTAGCTTGGGCCAGAACAATCCTAGGAAGTTTATCGATCAGACCTAATTCTTTCGCCATCTCGAAACCTGCTCCGAGTGCGGAAACATTTCCTAAATTTCCGCCAGGGATAATGACCCAGTCAGGAACCTTCCATTCCAATTGTTGAACGATCTCAGGTGCGATTGTTTTTTGACCTTCGATGCGAAGACTGTTCATTGAATTTGCAAGATAGATACCAGCTTCTTTGGTAACTTCTTTCACAATCTTCATACAACCGTCAAAATCTGTTTCGAGCGCGATTACTTTTGCACCGTTAGAAACAGGTTGGATCAATTGTGCTTGGGAAACTTTTCCTGCAGGAAGAAAAATGATCGCAGGAATCCCTGCTTTTGCAGCGTAAGAAGCGAGCGCTGCAGAAGTATCTCCGGAACTTGCACATGCTACAGCTCTGATCTTAGCTCCCTTGTTCAACATATGTTTTACTTGGGAGAGAAGAACTGTCATGCCTAGGTCCTTAAAAGAACCTGTGTGGGAGATCCCACATTGTTTGATCCAAAGACCACCTAGACCAAAATGTTTTGTTAATCTTTCGGAATTGAATAAATGAGAAAGGCCTTCGCCAGAACTTACGATTTCAGAATCTTCTACATGAGGAAGAACCCATTCTCTTTTATTCCAGATACCTGAACTGTTCGGAAATTTTACCGAACCCAATCTGGAATCGAATAGGTCCTTCCATTCCTTACCTGATTTTTCTTTAAGAGCACCCATATCATGAGAAACCTGGAGAAGGCTTCCACATATACGACACTCGTATATGATATCATTTAGATCGTAAGTTGCTCCGCAAGAATCGTTGATACAGCGAAATTCCGCTTTCAACTTGGTGAAGGTAAGGCTCATACTTTAGATAGAATTTAGAATGTCCTTTTTTTTGGCATCAAATTCTTCCTGAGAAATCAGGCCCTGATCCAACATACTTTTGAGTTTTGTAAGTCTTGCGGTAGCGTCATTCTGGTTGGAATTCCCACCGGCATTGTTCTGTCCCATCATTCCAGCCATCATATTGCCCATATTCATTCCCATTCCTAGCCCCATACCAGCAGACATACCCTGTCCAGCATTACCACCTTCGTTCTTGGCCGCAGCTTCACCAATATCCAACATTCTTTTTTGTTGGTACATACCTCCGAGAGCGTCGATCTCGAATTTGTCAGCGAGAACTTTTTGGATCTTTTGAAAGTTCGGATCGTTTTGATCGAAGTTGATGGATTGAACAAAAAAATCTAAAACTTCTATTCCATACTTGGAGAAGTCAGGTTGAATCTTAGTTTTTCCTGCAGAAGAAGCTTCTTCTAAATGTTGGTTTAGACGAGTGATCGGTTCTCCGGATTTTAAAACAACTTCTGCCAAGAAATCGCTTAGCCTAGTCACGATCATTGGTCTTAAGAAATTATCCACTTCGTCTTGCGAATAGGCTCCTCTAGAGCCCACTACTCCAACGGCGAATGCTTTCGAGTCGACGATCTTAATATTATAAGAACCGTTTGCTCTTACTCCTAACGTGATCGTATATTTTGGATCTTCTACTTGGATAGGAGCTGGAGTCCCCCATTTTAATTGGATGAGAGCCTTATTTATATAAACTACTTCCGCAGTAAAAGGAGTCTGTCCTCCAAAAGGAAGGTTCACTAATTTTTCTAAAATAGGAACGTTCCCTGTTTTTAAAGTATGAGTTCCTGGTCCGAAAATATCCAGAGCCTTACCTTCTTTGAAGAAGATAGCTTCTTGGCTTTCGTTCACTACCAACTGTCCGAAGGTACTGATATCGTTACGGGGAAACTTCCATACAATCTCTCCCGGTTTTCCTTCGTATTTTATTACGTCTATTAATGCCATAAGAACTCCTTGGAAATATATTATTCACTACTCAACATTCGGCAAATCAAAAATAAGACTATCGTTTTAAGAAGACATCCTTTCTACTTTTTAAGGCAGAATCGAACTCATCTAATTCAGATCTAAACTTACTAATCCAATCTCTCACAGTGTCTACTGAAACTTCTGGAGAAAAGTTGGAGGATTTAATATTTGCGGATAATTCTTCTGCATGATGGATCAATGAATAATCCCATTCTGCTAAAGCTTCCAGCTCTGATTCAGTCGCCTTAAATCCAGTTCCTAATCCGTTCAGACCGTAACTTGCTCCAATAATTTCGTTTTTGAGTCTTTCTACGATGGAAAGTAAGACCTCCGTAGAACCGATTAGGTCCAATCTTCTCTCTCGGACGAAATTTTCTTCAATCCTGCGTATAGGCTCTTTGAGAGAATCCAATTTTTTGGATAATTCATTTCGAGAGATCCTATCCGCTTCGTAATACTGATGATTCTTTAAGACTTCTCCATAAAAAGGAAATGCTGAAAGAAAGGATAAAATCTTTCCCTTCTCTGCTTTGAATCTGGAAACATATTGTGAGATCGGGCTGTTCGAAGTCATGGGTAGAAGGATGATCCGGAATTTCTTTCCAAGCAAGACAAATACTTATCTTTTCTTATCATATCTATGAAATCGTAACTTAAGATCTAAAGTTTCCCCGGATTTATTTCTTGCTAGCAGATACCCGAAAAGTTTTTAATTCAATTCAGGAAACGGAATCTTCTCTTTATGAAATCCTATATATTATCTATTTTTGCGTCCAAAAAGGGAGAAATAGAATCATTAAACGGAATTAGAGCGATTGGAATTTTGATGGTAATGACTAACCATCTTTGGGTCTCCAAACAGCCGATCATGGGTGAGATGCCTTTCTGGTTATCCTGGTTTGTAGAGAATCAAACGACCATTGTAGACGTATTTTTCGTATTGGGTGGCTTTCTAAATTACGGTGGTATACTCCAATCGTATAAAAAAGAGAACAAATTTCCTTATCGCAAATTTATTACGAATCGTTCTTTAAGAATACTTCCTGCTTATTACGCTGCATTAGCTTTTTCTTATTATTATTTTTATAAACAACTTAATGCTCTGAAAAATATACCGAATCCGAGTCAAGATCTGATTTGGTTGATAGATAAAGGTCAAAAGGCATCGGATTATGTTTGGGCCGACGGTATCTTTTTATCTAACTTCTTTCCTAGAGTTTTGGACGTGGGTTGGTATATATCCTTAGAGCAACAGATCTATCTTTTGATGGTGGTTCTTGGTCCCTTCTTCTTATTTTCTAAAACCAAAAAAACAAGAGTAATCATATTATCGATAATTTATATTATTCCATTCTTATCTAGATGTTATCTATATTCTAAGGGGTCCATGAACGCAGAGGCACTTTTTTGGACCGAGAATCGATTCGATTCAATGATCGCAGGAATGCTTTTGGCAGAATATGTGGATTATAGACCAGTAAAAGAAAGTTTAGGAAAACTAAAATATTCTCTTATTGGAATAACTGCGATCGCTTTTATATTAATCTCTTATTCATTCAATTGGAAGCATTTCATCCGATTGACTCTTGCGAATAATTTTTATAATATTGCCTTAGCTCTAATTATCTATCTGGCGATCCAGAAAGATGGAATATTCAAAACAATTTTAGGATTACCGATCTTCCGTCCACTATCCAGGATCACATTTACGGTTTATTTATGGAATATCCCTTTGATGGGGATTGCAACTAGGTGGGCCCTCAAAGGGGAAACTTTAGTTACATTAAGCGTACTTCCAAAATTATATTTTATATGTTTTGGGTTTACTATCTTAGCTGCTTGGCCAATCTTTTTGCTGATAGAACAACCTTTTATTTGGTGGAAAGAGAAACAGAAAGTTATGGAAAATAAGATCGAGACTAAGACTGCATAGTCTCGTCCAATCAATAAGAAATATAGTATGAAATTTGATTCGGAAATAATTCGGTCGATCAGGCAGTCTGCATTTCGTTGGATCAGACTTTCTTTTCCGATCCTATTTGCGATATTCTTCATATTATATTTCAGGATTTTTGTAATCCAATTCTATTTGATCAGTGGCACGAGCATGATGCCTAGCTACAAAGAGAATGATTGGGTCTTGGTAAAAAAATGGGGCTTCCCCGCGCAGATAGGACCTTGGGTTTTATATATCTTAGAACCTGCTGTGGATAGATTTGATGTACTGGTCTTGGATGGGATTGGTGCAGAACTAAGTTTAAAAAGAGTAGTCGGACTTCCTGGAGATTTTTTCAGATTCTCGGAAGGAAGAATTTTAATAAACGATTCTTCCTTGGAGGAACCATTTCTAAATACAGGCTATACTACACAGGCGCCATCTGCATCCATTCTACCTGTGATCGGAGTCTCGGGAAATATTGGTATTGGAGATTCAGGCAGGATTCCTCCCGGTTACGTCCTGGTTTTGGGAGATAACCGAGAATTTTCCACAGATTCCAGAAATTACGGCCTAATTCCTTTCAAAAAATTGAGAGGAAAGGTAATCTCCAGCTTTTAAATCATTATTCCTATTCGGATTTCACTTGTACTAGAAAAGCTCTTTAATCATTCTGAAAAAGACCGAAATTAATAAAAGCGGTTAGTTTCATAGATGGATTATAACCTTCTCAATCGAAAACGATTTACCATCTTATTCATTCTTTTATGTGTATTTTTCTCCGGATTATTGATCCGGGTAGGCTATCTAGTATTTTTTAATGATAGAGAGATAGCTTTCAAGAATGGAGAAAGAATTGGTCGAGGAGCTATCTATGATAGAAGAGGAATTGAGTTGGCATTGTCCATTGATTCTTCTACGATCGGGATTTATCCAGGAAACGTATACGATCCGAATTTTACCGCAGTACAAATCTCTCCTTATCTAGATATTCCTCCTGAAAAGATAGAATCATTGATCCGCGAAAAAAGCAGATATTTCCTCTTAAAGAGAGAGATAGATGATACAACTGCAAGTCGTATCATGGAAATGGCGCTTCCAGGAGTGAGAAGAGAAAGAGAATTTAAAAGAGTTTATCCTCATGGAAGTCTGGCAGCAAGTCTTATTGGCTTTACAGGAATGGATGATGATAAGGCTCTCTCTGGTCTAGAATATTATTATAATCAAGAATTGATGACACCTACTGAGGCAGATTCTGCACGAGGTGCAAATCTTCATTTAACTTTAGATGGGCTCATTCAATTTAAATTGGAAAAGTCTCTCGGAAAAAGATTCGAAGAAGCCGGTGCGAAAAGAGCGGTAGGGCTTTTGATGGAGATCCATACTGGAAGAATATTGGCAATGGCCAGTTTTCCTTCTTTTGATCCAAATCGTTATTCATCTTTTGAAGAATATTCCCATACAAATTGGGCGATCAGGCATGTATACGAGCCCGGATCTACCATGAAAATTTTTCTAGCGAGCATACTTCTTAACGAAAACTTAATACATCCAAACGAAAAATTCGATTGTCCCGGATATGTGGACTACGGAAAGACCAGGATCAAATGTACTCATGTCCACGGAAAAGTGAACCTGGAAGAAATCCTGCAGTATTCCTGCAACGCAGGTATTATCAAAGCAGCTTCGAAGATCCCGAATGATGTACTTTATGAATATATGAAAAGATTTAGATTCGGAGATAGAGCGGGACTTCTACCAAACGAATCAGTCGGCTATATGCCTACCTTGAACAAATGGACGCCAACAACTCCAATGTTCATGGCGATTGGCCAAGGAATTTCAGTAACTCCAATACAGTTGGTTGCATCTGCAGCTTCAATAGTTAACGGAGGAAGATTTATTACTCCTCGAGTGGTTTCTCATATCACTGATTCGTATGGAGAAGTCCTACAGGAATTTCAATCTGAAGAAACTCCTGTAGGCATCAAAGAATACTCCACCGAAAAATTATTGAAGGCGATGACACGAGTCGTCCAAGCAGGAACAGGAAAGAACGCATACATCCAAGAATATTCCATCGCAGGAAAAACAGGGACCGGACAAAAGGCAGTATCTGGTCGAGGTTACCAAGATGGATTATGGTCCGCTTCCTTTTTAGGATTTTTTCCAGCGGACAAACCTAAGGTCGTTGGACTGATACTCTTTGATGAGCCCAAGGGAGACAGTCACACTGGAGGAGGACTTGCCGCTCCTGTATTCAGAGAAGTGGTGGAGAATATCATTCCAATCATAGAACAGGGAGAAAGAACTGTGAACGTGAATCTTCCAAAGTTAGAAAGAAAACCGCTTACAGGAAAATCAGAACGTATACCTGATTTGGTCGGAAGAAGTAAAAGAGAAGTAGTAGAATTATTATCTCCTTTAGGAGTTCCTTATAAACTTCACGGAAGCGGTTTCTGTTACGAACAAGACCCTTCTCCGGGTTCTTCTTACGAAGGTAAAAGGATAAACGTATTTTTCCAATGAAGGAATTCAGGTCGGATTTACTCGAAAAAAATTTGGCCTCACTTCGCAGCTTCGCGCCGGAAGCCTCAGAAAGAATTGGATCTTCCCAGATCAATTTCGAGATCGTTCCTACAAAAACAGAAGATCCTAGTTTAAAGATCGATAATATTCTTTTGCACAGTTCTATGGATCCTCGTAAAGAAGCAGAAAGGCAGCTTGCAGATCTAAAAAAAGGAGATGAAGAAAGAGCATTTCTATTTTTCGGTGCAGGTCTCGGTTATTCCATACAATATGCATTAGGATTTGATAAAATAATTTGCGTGTGGATGGAACCTTTCCCAGAAATTATTAAGGCAGCGTTTTCACTTTTTGATTTTTCCCCTATGATACTATCAGGGAAGTTAAGGATATTCCTTCCACCATATGAAGAATCTGCATTTTACGAAGGTTTTAAAGGGATTTCCGGCTATCCTGTAAGTTTTATTCCTCATAGAGGAAGTCTACAATGGAAAAAAGAAGAATACCAAGAACTTCGGTTTTTGGCAGAGACTTTCTTTCATAAGAAAGATGTAAATACTGCAACATTAACTAGATTTGAAAAAGTCTGGACCGGCAATTTTATCAGAAACCTTCCTGAGCTTGTAGATATGCAGCCCATAAAGGAATTATTCGGTTTATGTAAATCTAAAGTGGATGTAGTTGTTTGTGGGGCGGGACCTTCTCTTTATCTTTCCTTACAAGAACTGAAAGAATATAGAGAAAACTTTATATTGATCGCAGTAGACACTGCACTTCTTATTCTACAAAAATCGGGGATAGATCCGGACCTTGTGTTTAGTGTTGACCCCCAGCCTTTAAATTCAAAATATTTAGAAGGTTATTCTGGAAAGGCAAAGTTTATATTTGATCCAACTACTTCGTATCATTCATTAAGAATGCCTTATATAGGAAAAAATCACTTTCTGACTTCTTCTCCTTTTCCTTGGATCAAACTTTTGGAGAATGCTTCTGAGAACGGATTAGGGGCAGTGGATTTTGGCGGCTCCGTTTCTACAAATGCTGCCAGTTTAGCGGAAAAGATGGATGCAAGATCCATTTTACTTTTGGGGCAGGATCTTTCCTTTCCGGGTTCACAGGCTCATTGTAAGGGTGCGATCTTAGAAGAAAGATTGAACTTTCTAGAATCCAGGACTCAAAGAAGGGAACATCATA
This window encodes:
- a CDS encoding LIC10486 family protein is translated as MEQNPQTSKLQEQANQMNLALESVHTEEQAIELIQGKIKDAYLLKLRIDVENKAGVVLGLLSRYKNEFLELYSLFSNSSVIRKIRTFEDFGQISHDIAEAARQEAPDPGLSDQVARILHTKLTKQILEQYYPMWDRNDTAALVNLLENQIKASMKINMIRVQADVEYVSSLKCRGKSFFAGIIQSIPKPPEDPPEGATPIENLDPEKAAVMRQIETIRKGFGRVVLAKTILSPVNGIDFDDLNEGDKILLQLPSVSPEEKALAKTLGAMDKDGNVKPVIGSFVAIASGKNEYHIFAKGPAGVLLQAFEERPVRLARPKTAANAPRPAGMGSKQSESNNALNYAILVGVVLLVGLLAFILLK
- the thrC gene encoding threonine synthase, coding for MSLTFTKLKAEFRCINDSCGATYDLNDIIYECRICGSLLQVSHDMGALKEKSGKEWKDLFDSRLGSVKFPNSSGIWNKREWVLPHVEDSEIVSSGEGLSHLFNSERLTKHFGLGGLWIKQCGISHTGSFKDLGMTVLLSQVKHMLNKGAKIRAVACASSGDTSAALASYAAKAGIPAIIFLPAGKVSQAQLIQPVSNGAKVIALETDFDGCMKIVKEVTKEAGIYLANSMNSLRIEGQKTIAPEIVQQLEWKVPDWVIIPGGNLGNVSALGAGFEMAKELGLIDKLPRIVLAQAKNANPLYLSYLKNFEEFSPVDAKPTLASAIQIGNPVSVQKAIRTLKKFNGIVEQASEAELSDASAKTDLYGLYNDPHTGVALAALYKLMGKGTIAKGDQVVVISTAHGLKFTEFKLKFHEGKIPGTDQKLINVIRSCKPEVGAVMDEISGFLQMKG
- a CDS encoding SPFH domain-containing protein; this encodes MALIDVIKYEGKPGEIVWKFPRNDISTFGQLVVNESQEAIFFKEGKALDIFGPGTHTLKTGNVPILEKLVNLPFGGQTPFTAEVVYINKALIQLKWGTPAPIQVEDPKYTITLGVRANGSYNIKIVDSKAFAVGVVGSRGAYSQDEVDNFLRPMIVTRLSDFLAEVVLKSGEPITRLNQHLEEASSAGKTKIQPDFSKYGIEVLDFFVQSINFDQNDPNFQKIQKVLADKFEIDALGGMYQQKRMLDIGEAAAKNEGGNAGQGMSAGMGLGMGMNMGNMMAGMMGQNNAGGNSNQNDATARLTKLKSMLDQGLISQEEFDAKKKDILNSI
- a CDS encoding LIMLP_15305 family protein, translating into MTSNSPISQYVSRFKAEKGKILSFLSAFPFYGEVLKNHQYYEADRISRNELSKKLDSLKEPIRRIEENFVRERRLDLIGSTEVLLSIVERLKNEIIGASYGLNGLGTGFKATESELEALAEWDYSLIHHAEELSANIKSSNFSPEVSVDTVRDWISKFRSELDEFDSALKSRKDVFLKR
- a CDS encoding acyltransferase family protein yields the protein MKSYILSIFASKKGEIESLNGIRAIGILMVMTNHLWVSKQPIMGEMPFWLSWFVENQTTIVDVFFVLGGFLNYGGILQSYKKENKFPYRKFITNRSLRILPAYYAALAFSYYYFYKQLNALKNIPNPSQDLIWLIDKGQKASDYVWADGIFLSNFFPRVLDVGWYISLEQQIYLLMVVLGPFFLFSKTKKTRVIILSIIYIIPFLSRCYLYSKGSMNAEALFWTENRFDSMIAGMLLAEYVDYRPVKESLGKLKYSLIGITAIAFILISYSFNWKHFIRLTLANNFYNIALALIIYLAIQKDGIFKTILGLPIFRPLSRITFTVYLWNIPLMGIATRWALKGETLVTLSVLPKLYFICFGFTILAAWPIFLLIEQPFIWWKEKQKVMENKIETKTA
- the lepB gene encoding signal peptidase I; this encodes MKFDSEIIRSIRQSAFRWIRLSFPILFAIFFILYFRIFVIQFYLISGTSMMPSYKENDWVLVKKWGFPAQIGPWVLYILEPAVDRFDVLVLDGIGAELSLKRVVGLPGDFFRFSEGRILINDSSLEEPFLNTGYTTQAPSASILPVIGVSGNIGIGDSGRIPPGYVLVLGDNREFSTDSRNYGLIPFKKLRGKVISSF
- a CDS encoding penicillin-binding protein gives rise to the protein MDYNLLNRKRFTILFILLCVFFSGLLIRVGYLVFFNDREIAFKNGERIGRGAIYDRRGIELALSIDSSTIGIYPGNVYDPNFTAVQISPYLDIPPEKIESLIREKSRYFLLKREIDDTTASRIMEMALPGVRREREFKRVYPHGSLAASLIGFTGMDDDKALSGLEYYYNQELMTPTEADSARGANLHLTLDGLIQFKLEKSLGKRFEEAGAKRAVGLLMEIHTGRILAMASFPSFDPNRYSSFEEYSHTNWAIRHVYEPGSTMKIFLASILLNENLIHPNEKFDCPGYVDYGKTRIKCTHVHGKVNLEEILQYSCNAGIIKAASKIPNDVLYEYMKRFRFGDRAGLLPNESVGYMPTLNKWTPTTPMFMAIGQGISVTPIQLVASAASIVNGGRFITPRVVSHITDSYGEVLQEFQSEETPVGIKEYSTEKLLKAMTRVVQAGTGKNAYIQEYSIAGKTGTGQKAVSGRGYQDGLWSASFLGFFPADKPKVVGLILFDEPKGDSHTGGGLAAPVFREVVENIIPIIEQGERTVNVNLPKLERKPLTGKSERIPDLVGRSKREVVELLSPLGVPYKLHGSGFCYEQDPSPGSSYEGKRINVFFQ
- a CDS encoding motility associated factor glycosyltransferase family protein, translated to MKEFRSDLLEKNLASLRSFAPEASERIGSSQINFEIVPTKTEDPSLKIDNILLHSSMDPRKEAERQLADLKKGDEERAFLFFGAGLGYSIQYALGFDKIICVWMEPFPEIIKAAFSLFDFSPMILSGKLRIFLPPYEESAFYEGFKGISGYPVSFIPHRGSLQWKKEEYQELRFLAETFFHKKDVNTATLTRFEKVWTGNFIRNLPELVDMQPIKELFGLCKSKVDVVVCGAGPSLYLSLQELKEYRENFILIAVDTALLILQKSGIDPDLVFSVDPQPLNSKYLEGYSGKAKFIFDPTTSYHSLRMPYIGKNHFLTSSPFPWIKLLENASENGLGAVDFGGSVSTNAASLAEKMDARSILLLGQDLSFPGSQAHCKGAILEERLNFLESRTQRREHHNYKQMTALPPKWIESAEGKKLRTNEKLLIFKKWFEERQKDRPWANLGKDGAKLEGIRNITFKEWFKQNLPNTKEVSGIKEKIQSLLSSKINGKKVSAELNKIRNELKEFGIQVSTGEIISEKIYSLIQNGEKDKESIRKALHEISVIDDRISSKKGLTEFLGISLQRVILAITEGYDTELTLEEKKNDRLAVAKKSLLLYSGLKKSAEMNIGLLNRSIMRFSSDKISD